A window of the Cicer arietinum cultivar CDC Frontier isolate Library 1 chromosome 6, Cicar.CDCFrontier_v2.0, whole genome shotgun sequence genome harbors these coding sequences:
- the LOC101495811 gene encoding large ribosomal subunit protein uL14mz isoform X4, whose translation MTCGNYFSQVKQQRTFIQMRTVLKVVDNSGAKQVMCIQALKGKKGARLGDTIVASVKEAHPNGKVKKGKVVYAVVVRAAMQKGRCDGSQVRFDDNAVVLVDKQGQPIGTRVFGSVPHELRKKKHVKILTLAGHIA comes from the exons ATGACATGCGGCAATTATTTTTCTCAGGTAAAA CAGCAACGAACCTTCATACAGATGAGGACTGTTCTCAAGGTTGTTGACAATTCTGGCGCCAAACAGGTGATGTGCATACAAGCCTTGAAAGGGAAGAAAGGGGCAAGATTAGGTGATACGATAGTAGCATCGGTGAAGGAAGCACATCCTAATGGAAAAGTGAAGAAGGGAAAGGTTGTATACGCTGTAGTTGTTCGCGCAGCAATGCAAAAGGGGAGATGTGACGGCAGCCAGGTCAGGTTTGATGACAATGCTGTCGTGCTTGTTGACAAGCAAGGCCAACCTATAGGGACTCGAGTTTTTGGATCAGTTCCTCATGAGTTGAGGAAGAAGAAGCATGTCAAGATCCTTACTTTAGCAGGGCATATTGCATAA
- the LOC101495811 gene encoding large ribosomal subunit protein uL14mz isoform X5, which translates to MTCGNYFSQQQRTFIQMRTVLKVVDNSGAKQVMCIQALKGKKGARLGDTIVASVKEAHPNGKVKKGKVVYAVVVRAAMQKGRCDGSQVRFDDNAVVLVDKQGQPIGTRVFGSVPHELRKKKHVKILTLAGHIA; encoded by the exons ATGACATGCGGCAATTATTTTTCTCAG CAGCAACGAACCTTCATACAGATGAGGACTGTTCTCAAGGTTGTTGACAATTCTGGCGCCAAACAGGTGATGTGCATACAAGCCTTGAAAGGGAAGAAAGGGGCAAGATTAGGTGATACGATAGTAGCATCGGTGAAGGAAGCACATCCTAATGGAAAAGTGAAGAAGGGAAAGGTTGTATACGCTGTAGTTGTTCGCGCAGCAATGCAAAAGGGGAGATGTGACGGCAGCCAGGTCAGGTTTGATGACAATGCTGTCGTGCTTGTTGACAAGCAAGGCCAACCTATAGGGACTCGAGTTTTTGGATCAGTTCCTCATGAGTTGAGGAAGAAGAAGCATGTCAAGATCCTTACTTTAGCAGGGCATATTGCATAA
- the LOC101495811 gene encoding large ribosomal subunit protein uL14mz isoform X1, producing MAATFASRCSRVGRSLFGGLSNSSPGLFTKSHEMTCGNYFSQVKQQRTFIQMRTVLKVVDNSGAKQVMCIQALKGKKGARLGDTIVASVKEAHPNGKVKKGKVVYAVVVRAAMQKGRCDGSQVRFDDNAVVLVDKQGQPIGTRVFGSVPHELRKKKHVKILTLAGHIA from the exons ATGGCTGCAACCTTTGCTTCCAGATGTTCTCGTG TGGGCCGTTCTCTGTTTGGTGGATTAAGCAACAGTTCCCCTGGTCTATTTACCAAGTCCCATGAGATGACATGCGGCAATTATTTTTCTCAGGTAAAA CAGCAACGAACCTTCATACAGATGAGGACTGTTCTCAAGGTTGTTGACAATTCTGGCGCCAAACAGGTGATGTGCATACAAGCCTTGAAAGGGAAGAAAGGGGCAAGATTAGGTGATACGATAGTAGCATCGGTGAAGGAAGCACATCCTAATGGAAAAGTGAAGAAGGGAAAGGTTGTATACGCTGTAGTTGTTCGCGCAGCAATGCAAAAGGGGAGATGTGACGGCAGCCAGGTCAGGTTTGATGACAATGCTGTCGTGCTTGTTGACAAGCAAGGCCAACCTATAGGGACTCGAGTTTTTGGATCAGTTCCTCATGAGTTGAGGAAGAAGAAGCATGTCAAGATCCTTACTTTAGCAGGGCATATTGCATAA
- the LOC101495811 gene encoding large ribosomal subunit protein uL14mz isoform X3, whose amino-acid sequence MAATFASRCSRVGRSLFGGLSNSSPGLFTKSHEMTCGNYFSQQRTFIQMRTVLKVVDNSGAKQVMCIQALKGKKGARLGDTIVASVKEAHPNGKVKKGKVVYAVVVRAAMQKGRCDGSQVRFDDNAVVLVDKQGQPIGTRVFGSVPHELRKKKHVKILTLAGHIA is encoded by the exons ATGGCTGCAACCTTTGCTTCCAGATGTTCTCGTG TGGGCCGTTCTCTGTTTGGTGGATTAAGCAACAGTTCCCCTGGTCTATTTACCAAGTCCCATGAGATGACATGCGGCAATTATTTTTCTCAG CAACGAACCTTCATACAGATGAGGACTGTTCTCAAGGTTGTTGACAATTCTGGCGCCAAACAGGTGATGTGCATACAAGCCTTGAAAGGGAAGAAAGGGGCAAGATTAGGTGATACGATAGTAGCATCGGTGAAGGAAGCACATCCTAATGGAAAAGTGAAGAAGGGAAAGGTTGTATACGCTGTAGTTGTTCGCGCAGCAATGCAAAAGGGGAGATGTGACGGCAGCCAGGTCAGGTTTGATGACAATGCTGTCGTGCTTGTTGACAAGCAAGGCCAACCTATAGGGACTCGAGTTTTTGGATCAGTTCCTCATGAGTTGAGGAAGAAGAAGCATGTCAAGATCCTTACTTTAGCAGGGCATATTGCATAA
- the LOC101495811 gene encoding large ribosomal subunit protein uL14mz isoform X2 — MAATFASRCSRVGRSLFGGLSNSSPGLFTKSHEMTCGNYFSQQQRTFIQMRTVLKVVDNSGAKQVMCIQALKGKKGARLGDTIVASVKEAHPNGKVKKGKVVYAVVVRAAMQKGRCDGSQVRFDDNAVVLVDKQGQPIGTRVFGSVPHELRKKKHVKILTLAGHIA, encoded by the exons ATGGCTGCAACCTTTGCTTCCAGATGTTCTCGTG TGGGCCGTTCTCTGTTTGGTGGATTAAGCAACAGTTCCCCTGGTCTATTTACCAAGTCCCATGAGATGACATGCGGCAATTATTTTTCTCAG CAGCAACGAACCTTCATACAGATGAGGACTGTTCTCAAGGTTGTTGACAATTCTGGCGCCAAACAGGTGATGTGCATACAAGCCTTGAAAGGGAAGAAAGGGGCAAGATTAGGTGATACGATAGTAGCATCGGTGAAGGAAGCACATCCTAATGGAAAAGTGAAGAAGGGAAAGGTTGTATACGCTGTAGTTGTTCGCGCAGCAATGCAAAAGGGGAGATGTGACGGCAGCCAGGTCAGGTTTGATGACAATGCTGTCGTGCTTGTTGACAAGCAAGGCCAACCTATAGGGACTCGAGTTTTTGGATCAGTTCCTCATGAGTTGAGGAAGAAGAAGCATGTCAAGATCCTTACTTTAGCAGGGCATATTGCATAA
- the LOC101495483 gene encoding uncharacterized protein isoform X1, producing MLMLNPTYCVSEAEWWTMYQNHVPYLQVVAIKILSLTCNSSGCERNWSTFEQIHSKKTSTLEHQRLQDLVFVKYNQALKHRFDNKDLTDLILLNNIDECYYWLEKELDENDVFADDLVLGEDDLVLGEDDLTWELVGDAAGVNEPSDEDSLQL from the exons CTGAGTGGTGGACCATGTATCAAAACCATGTTCCATATTTGCAAGTTGTTGCaatcaaaatattaagtttGACATGCAACTCTTCAGGATGTGAGCGCAATTGGAGTACATTTGAGCAA ATTCATTCTAAGAAGACAAGCACACTTGAGCACCAAAGGCTACAAGACTTGGTTTTCGTGAAGTACAACCAAGCTCTTAAACACCGCTTTGATAACAAGGATTTAACCGACCTCATTCTCCTCAACAATATTGATGAGTGTTATTATTGGCTTGAAAAAGAATTGGATGAAAACGATGTATTTGCAGATGATTTGGTCTTGGGAGAAGATGATTTGGTCTTGGGAGAAGATGACTTGACTTGGGAACTTGTTGGTGATGCAGCTGGAGTTAATGAACCAAGTGATGAGGACTCACTACAACTATAG
- the LOC101495483 gene encoding uncharacterized protein isoform X2 yields MYQNHVPYLQVVAIKILSLTCNSSGCERNWSTFEQIHSKKTSTLEHQRLQDLVFVKYNQALKHRFDNKDLTDLILLNNIDECYYWLEKELDENDVFADDLVLGEDDLVLGEDDLTWELVGDAAGVNEPSDEDSLQL; encoded by the exons ATGTATCAAAACCATGTTCCATATTTGCAAGTTGTTGCaatcaaaatattaagtttGACATGCAACTCTTCAGGATGTGAGCGCAATTGGAGTACATTTGAGCAA ATTCATTCTAAGAAGACAAGCACACTTGAGCACCAAAGGCTACAAGACTTGGTTTTCGTGAAGTACAACCAAGCTCTTAAACACCGCTTTGATAACAAGGATTTAACCGACCTCATTCTCCTCAACAATATTGATGAGTGTTATTATTGGCTTGAAAAAGAATTGGATGAAAACGATGTATTTGCAGATGATTTGGTCTTGGGAGAAGATGATTTGGTCTTGGGAGAAGATGACTTGACTTGGGAACTTGTTGGTGATGCAGCTGGAGTTAATGAACCAAGTGATGAGGACTCACTACAACTATAG